A genomic window from Maridesulfovibrio sp. includes:
- a CDS encoding TetR/AcrR family transcriptional regulator, protein MSQKDNGPIASKQMDGQPKTRETRRMFLLDTAEAVFLKKGYEAATVNDILEAASLSKGGFYHYFKSKNEVLDALKSRYTRWFLDTVEAKVNTFPASLIDKRFDAWIRAYADTYLSTVALHDLVYHSVHTQNNNEDRIAITRQIELLLEEGVARGAWTLYSPHLTATIIYSAIHGVLDDAIARDLKNTTAIIEQTSASLRLLLQ, encoded by the coding sequence ATGAGCCAGAAAGACAATGGGCCGATAGCGTCCAAACAGATGGATGGGCAGCCAAAAACAAGGGAAACACGCCGCATGTTCCTGCTCGACACGGCTGAGGCAGTCTTCTTGAAAAAGGGATATGAAGCTGCAACTGTAAACGATATCCTTGAGGCTGCAAGTCTCTCAAAGGGAGGTTTTTACCATTATTTCAAGTCCAAAAACGAAGTTTTAGACGCGCTCAAGAGTCGCTACACTCGATGGTTCCTCGATACTGTCGAAGCAAAAGTCAACACCTTTCCCGCCAGCCTGATAGACAAAAGGTTTGATGCATGGATTCGCGCCTATGCGGATACATATCTCTCAACAGTCGCTTTACATGATTTGGTCTACCATTCGGTGCATACTCAAAATAACAATGAAGACCGCATTGCCATCACCAGACAAATTGAGCTGTTGTTGGAAGAAGGAGTTGCGCGGGGAGCATGGACTCTTTATTCCCCCCACCTGACTGCCACAATAATCTACTCGGCAATACACGGCGTTTTGGATGACGCCATTGCAAGGGATCTCAAAAATACAACTGCAATTATTGAACAAACAAGCGCTTCGTTACGCCTTTTACTTCAGTAG
- a CDS encoding MFS transporter, which translates to MNKKMLALISAAYLGTFMATLDISIVNVALPAIQQSLGVSMGGMQWIIDAYAVCLAAFLLAAGGLSCRFGMKLVWMLGIAGFVVSSFACSVADSLELLLLGRGLQGVFAALIIPGALSIIFHSIKDARSRSRIVGGWSACTAISLICGPWLGGIMVDTVGWEGIFILNIPIGAFTLFLGAWGIREFVAEERFPLDTAGQVLSVLFIGGMIYALIEAGGADGGLSPVVMATFSISIILLPVFFYVEKRAAQPLIPISLFKSSAFSLANCASFVLGFSYYSSLFFLSLFFQEAQGLTATQAGSRMVPAFAFTAIASVLFGRLTARFSGHKLFVAGYLLIGIAMSALGFSTATTPYWYTGFCLCLLGVGSGLAVPATSISVLNHADSDNLSIASSVMNALRQAGMAFGIAILGSTMNIASLFSAREKLSVAGVEDAALKAHSLMVGRSPIGQQEIDIYHTATAYGFNWAMFLAGGVCLAVGAVLAINGNRFRLN; encoded by the coding sequence ATGAATAAAAAAATGCTGGCACTTATATCGGCTGCATATCTCGGAACATTCATGGCTACATTGGACATCAGTATCGTGAATGTCGCTCTTCCTGCCATTCAACAAAGTCTCGGCGTCTCCATGGGAGGGATGCAGTGGATTATTGATGCCTACGCTGTTTGCCTTGCCGCTTTTTTACTTGCCGCTGGCGGATTAAGTTGCAGGTTCGGCATGAAGCTGGTTTGGATGCTGGGCATAGCAGGGTTTGTTGTTTCTTCATTTGCATGCTCGGTGGCCGACAGTCTCGAGCTGTTACTCCTGGGACGAGGGTTGCAGGGGGTATTTGCGGCTTTGATCATTCCAGGTGCTCTTTCGATTATTTTCCATTCCATTAAAGATGCTCGGTCGAGATCACGTATTGTCGGCGGCTGGTCCGCATGCACGGCAATATCCTTGATCTGCGGCCCTTGGCTTGGTGGTATCATGGTTGATACTGTCGGATGGGAGGGAATCTTCATTCTCAATATTCCCATTGGGGCCTTTACTCTGTTTCTCGGCGCCTGGGGAATACGCGAATTTGTCGCGGAAGAACGATTCCCCCTTGATACAGCCGGACAAGTATTAAGTGTATTGTTTATCGGCGGCATGATTTACGCCCTGATCGAAGCAGGTGGCGCAGATGGAGGCTTGTCGCCGGTGGTTATGGCCACTTTTTCAATTTCCATCATATTGTTGCCGGTGTTCTTTTACGTTGAAAAAAGGGCCGCGCAGCCTCTGATTCCGATTTCACTCTTCAAGTCCTCGGCATTCTCTTTGGCGAATTGCGCGTCTTTTGTCTTGGGATTCTCATACTATAGCAGTCTGTTTTTTCTGTCTCTTTTTTTTCAAGAGGCTCAAGGATTAACCGCAACACAGGCCGGTAGCCGGATGGTTCCGGCTTTTGCTTTCACCGCGATAGCGTCGGTCCTGTTCGGAAGGCTGACCGCAAGGTTCTCAGGCCACAAGCTTTTCGTGGCAGGCTATTTACTGATTGGGATTGCCATGAGTGCACTCGGTTTCTCAACTGCGACAACGCCTTATTGGTATACCGGATTTTGCCTCTGCCTACTGGGTGTTGGAAGTGGGCTTGCCGTTCCTGCAACCAGTATCAGTGTGCTGAATCATGCGGATAGCGATAACCTTTCGATTGCGTCATCTGTCATGAACGCGCTCAGGCAGGCAGGAATGGCATTCGGCATTGCAATTCTGGGCTCTACAATGAATATTGCATCTCTTTTTTCCGCTAGGGAAAAATTGTCTGTAGCTGGTGTGGAAGACGCTGCCTTGAAGGCTCACTCACTTATGGTGGGAAGGTCTCCAATTGGACAGCAGGAAATTGATATTTATCACACTGCTACTGCATATGGTTTCAATTGGGCCATGTTCCTTGCCGGAGGAGTTTGCCTTGCCGTCGGAGCCGTTCTTGCTATAAACGGGAATAGATTTAGACTGAATTGA
- a CDS encoding aryl-sulfate sulfotransferase, which yields MSNKVVYTSEDNLITRQNRAEEIFLEAFEAEKPVLGNAHIIVNPYLINPLSALILFKTDKEVEATLTVHGKRNSREDIVHTFPKTTSHALPVLCLYEGMETKVTVALSSGESETFMIRSEELPADVCRCNNARTSLDYFGDNIMFLSPAGKNLPTGYDYKGEIRWLLTINTMFDIKRLKNGNILTGSHRFCRMPYNSTGLVELSMLGKIYKEYRMPGNYHHDHWELEDGNILALTQDFTTDTVEDMIALLDRETGEVLRTWDYKDFLPQNVGGSGSQDAHDWFHNNAIWYNKKDNTITLSGRHQDAIVNINYDDSTLNWIIGDPEGWPKEMVDKYFFKPVGDVKNFDWQYEQHACVVCPDGDIMCFDNGQYRAKVKEKYIKNTENFSRGVRYRIDTDKMEIEQIWQYGKERGQEFFSPYICNVEYYGEGHYLTHSGGISSIDGWASDGLGAFLDPEDPSVELRSVTVEEKDGVVMYELDVEGNFYRAEKLSPYHDGENLVFGEGKLVGNLDVTPTFDTIPELEEVDKLISSEREIVIEEDEDRLVFHGMFEHGSLAMVILDGENDRRGYYLNTAAVNHLAMCSGAFLEKDDRQLKMNISKNGLSGKYNIKVLYNDSIFQTGVTIYC from the coding sequence GTGAGTAACAAAGTAGTATACACCAGTGAAGACAACCTGATTACCCGGCAGAACCGTGCTGAAGAAATATTTCTGGAAGCTTTTGAAGCTGAAAAACCTGTTCTGGGTAATGCGCATATCATTGTAAACCCGTATCTGATCAACCCGTTGTCCGCCCTGATTCTGTTCAAGACAGACAAAGAGGTTGAAGCTACTCTGACCGTACACGGCAAGCGCAATTCCCGTGAAGATATTGTGCACACCTTTCCTAAGACAACTTCTCATGCTCTACCTGTGCTTTGCCTTTACGAAGGCATGGAAACAAAAGTCACTGTGGCTCTTTCCAGCGGAGAATCCGAGACTTTCATGATTCGTTCCGAGGAACTTCCCGCAGATGTCTGCCGTTGCAACAACGCCCGTACTTCTCTGGACTACTTCGGTGACAACATCATGTTTCTTTCCCCTGCAGGTAAGAATCTGCCCACCGGATATGACTACAAAGGTGAAATACGCTGGCTGCTGACTATCAACACCATGTTCGACATAAAGCGCCTGAAAAACGGTAACATTCTGACCGGTTCTCATCGCTTCTGCCGCATGCCCTACAATTCTACCGGACTGGTTGAGCTGAGCATGCTCGGTAAAATTTATAAAGAATACCGCATGCCCGGTAACTACCACCATGACCATTGGGAATTGGAAGACGGCAACATCCTTGCCCTGACTCAGGATTTCACCACCGATACAGTGGAAGATATGATAGCTCTCCTTGATCGTGAAACCGGGGAAGTGCTGCGAACTTGGGATTATAAGGATTTTCTGCCTCAGAACGTAGGCGGTTCCGGATCTCAGGATGCCCACGACTGGTTTCACAACAACGCCATCTGGTATAACAAGAAAGACAATACCATTACCTTGTCAGGACGCCATCAGGACGCCATTGTAAACATTAATTACGATGACAGCACCCTGAACTGGATTATTGGTGATCCTGAAGGTTGGCCCAAGGAAATGGTCGACAAGTATTTCTTCAAGCCTGTGGGCGATGTTAAAAATTTCGACTGGCAATATGAGCAGCATGCCTGCGTGGTCTGCCCGGACGGCGATATCATGTGCTTTGACAATGGCCAGTACCGCGCCAAGGTCAAAGAAAAATATATTAAGAATACCGAGAACTTCTCACGTGGTGTTCGTTACCGTATCGATACTGATAAAATGGAAATCGAGCAGATCTGGCAGTACGGTAAAGAGCGTGGGCAGGAATTCTTCTCTCCCTACATCTGCAATGTGGAATACTACGGAGAAGGCCACTACCTGACCCATTCCGGCGGAATCTCCTCCATTGACGGCTGGGCTTCCGACGGTCTGGGAGCATTTCTTGATCCCGAGGACCCCTCTGTGGAATTACGCTCTGTTACTGTTGAAGAAAAAGATGGTGTGGTCATGTACGAGCTGGATGTAGAAGGTAACTTCTACCGCGCAGAAAAGCTTTCCCCCTATCATGACGGCGAGAACCTCGTTTTCGGCGAAGGTAAACTTGTGGGGAACCTTGATGTCACCCCCACTTTCGACACTATTCCCGAACTGGAAGAGGTTGACAAACTGATTTCATCCGAGCGCGAGATAGTAATTGAAGAAGATGAAGACCGTCTTGTTTTCCACGGCATGTTCGAACACGGCTCTCTGGCCATGGTTATTCTTGATGGTGAAAACGACAGACGCGGATACTATCTGAACACTGCTGCGGTAAACCATCTGGCCATGTGTTCAGGCGCGTTCCTTGAAAAGGATGATCGCCAGCTCAAAATGAACATCAGTAAAAATGGTCTTTCCGGTAAATACAATATTAAAGTTTTATACAACGACAGTATCTTCCAGACAGGAGTAACTATTTACTGCTAG
- a CDS encoding thioredoxin family protein, whose amino-acid sequence MIKELNTKEYDAMDKSGGMLVEFYSKECGPCKMLAFVLKAIDKDNPDFPIYTIDFDENTELKERCGVKGFPTMLFMKNGEEVSRMEGLKQKPAIIKEIESIK is encoded by the coding sequence ATGATCAAAGAACTGAACACTAAAGAATATGATGCCATGGATAAATCCGGCGGTATGCTGGTTGAGTTTTATTCCAAGGAATGCGGCCCTTGTAAGATGCTCGCTTTCGTGTTGAAGGCCATTGATAAGGATAACCCGGATTTCCCCATCTACACCATTGATTTCGATGAAAATACTGAGCTCAAGGAGCGTTGTGGAGTGAAAGGTTTCCCCACCATGCTCTTCATGAAGAACGGCGAGGAAGTGAGTCGAATGGAAGGCCTCAAACAGAAGCCCGCAATTATCAAAGAAATTGAAAGCATTAAATAA
- a CDS encoding FAD-dependent oxidoreductase — protein MNKYDVVIIGSGPAGMTAAIYAVRANMKTLLLDKLAPGGQMVNTNEIENYTGSGTVNGAELSMQMFEHTQELGVEFDYKTVLEIEDKGDIKILRCEEDDTVLETTTVILATGTVPRSLEIPGEERFAGSGISWCAICDGAQYRDKDVVVIGGGNSAVEESIYLAGIVNKLTVVTMFDLTADPKVCDKLRGMENVTVYPYQDVLEFTGESKLSGVSIKSTKEDATERHVTCDGVFEYIGLKPTSDNFAGLGILDKFGCIIVDDEMQTSVKGIYGAGDITNKKLRQIVTACSDGAIAANSAAKYVESLGD, from the coding sequence ATGAATAAATATGATGTTGTCATCATAGGTTCAGGTCCAGCGGGTATGACCGCCGCCATCTATGCGGTGCGAGCCAACATGAAAACCCTGCTGCTGGATAAGCTCGCTCCTGGTGGCCAGATGGTTAACACCAATGAGATCGAAAACTACACTGGTTCCGGTACGGTAAACGGCGCCGAACTCAGCATGCAGATGTTTGAACACACTCAAGAGCTGGGTGTGGAATTTGATTACAAGACAGTACTGGAGATCGAAGACAAGGGTGATATCAAGATCCTCCGCTGTGAAGAAGATGATACCGTGTTGGAAACCACCACTGTCATCCTCGCCACCGGGACTGTCCCCCGCTCTCTTGAAATTCCCGGTGAAGAACGTTTTGCCGGAAGCGGGATAAGCTGGTGCGCCATCTGCGACGGCGCCCAGTACCGTGACAAGGACGTAGTGGTCATCGGCGGCGGAAACTCTGCTGTTGAGGAATCCATCTACCTTGCTGGAATCGTCAACAAACTTACCGTAGTGACCATGTTCGACCTCACCGCAGATCCCAAGGTCTGCGACAAGCTGAGGGGCATGGAGAATGTGACTGTCTACCCTTATCAGGATGTGCTGGAGTTTACCGGTGAGAGCAAGCTCTCCGGAGTCAGCATCAAGTCCACCAAAGAAGACGCAACCGAACGTCACGTCACCTGTGACGGCGTCTTCGAATACATCGGTCTTAAGCCTACCTCTGATAATTTTGCAGGGCTCGGCATTCTCGACAAATTCGGCTGCATTATCGTTGATGACGAAATGCAGACTTCGGTCAAAGGCATTTACGGTGCCGGAGACATTACCAATAAAAAACTGCGTCAGATTGTCACCGCATGTTCCGATGGAGCCATAGCGGCCAACTCTGCAGCAAAATACGTAGAGTCCCTGGGGGATTAA
- a CDS encoding SLC13 family permease, whose product MFFGRMLPAPSIVVEASDKLISMGLPQINDGILIEITPVGMTVATLFIGVVYLWTTVDTMWPSFLGVLMLGMSDYAPMPMVLQQYMGNPMVVMIFFLFLFAAILVKSDLSTHIAHWFMNNPRVQGRPWMFTASILLATYFVAFLEQVTACFLMLPVLYVVFEAAGFKKGDRYVTFMVTNVILMALLNFASDPIKAGAFYLLANLQNLAVKTPELGAVPINLAVYLVFALMISFICIGIILLLMRFVFRVDVSPLEKLDMSAVNKEKLPPLSGAQKAIVGLFFFYAVWLLLPGIIGRDNALGSFLAQNALAGTMIVTFLACFIRINGKPVADLQETGKMFSWRTFFLIATAFLLGGAMSGKGTNVSIFMEYLLSDYLSGMGLTMLTAVVVVIGIVVTNFFNSVVVGLVLSPVLLAIANAFGFSAAPVLVCFFYTVLIACATPAGSPFGAILFDQPNWISKKDAAFHAVLLSGVVVCVMVIVGIPLANILF is encoded by the coding sequence ATGTTTTTTGGACGAATGCTGCCAGCACCGTCCATAGTGGTAGAAGCTTCGGACAAGCTGATTAGCATGGGCCTGCCACAGATCAACGATGGAATATTAATAGAAATTACTCCAGTTGGAATGACTGTGGCAACACTTTTTATCGGTGTTGTTTACCTTTGGACTACAGTTGATACTATGTGGCCAAGTTTCTTAGGAGTTTTAATGCTCGGCATGAGTGATTATGCTCCAATGCCTATGGTTTTACAACAATACATGGGTAATCCTATGGTTGTTATGATTTTTTTCCTATTCCTTTTTGCAGCGATACTGGTAAAAAGTGATCTTTCAACACACATTGCCCATTGGTTCATGAATAATCCACGAGTGCAAGGCAGGCCATGGATGTTCACGGCTTCCATTCTGCTGGCCACCTATTTCGTGGCTTTTCTGGAGCAGGTCACTGCCTGTTTTCTCATGCTGCCTGTCTTATACGTTGTATTTGAAGCGGCGGGTTTTAAAAAAGGAGACAGGTACGTCACCTTCATGGTCACCAATGTGATTCTAATGGCCCTGTTGAACTTCGCCAGTGATCCCATCAAAGCCGGAGCCTTCTATCTTCTGGCAAACCTTCAAAACCTTGCGGTTAAAACTCCTGAACTGGGTGCGGTACCCATCAACCTTGCCGTTTACCTTGTTTTCGCCCTGATGATTTCTTTTATTTGTATCGGGATAATTCTTTTACTGATGCGATTTGTCTTCCGGGTGGATGTCTCCCCTCTGGAAAAACTCGATATGAGTGCTGTAAATAAAGAGAAGTTACCTCCTCTTTCAGGGGCACAAAAAGCTATCGTCGGTCTATTCTTTTTTTATGCCGTCTGGCTGCTCTTGCCGGGAATTATCGGGCGCGACAATGCTCTTGGCTCTTTTTTGGCACAAAACGCTTTGGCCGGAACCATGATCGTAACATTTCTGGCCTGTTTCATCCGCATTAACGGCAAACCTGTTGCTGACCTTCAAGAAACCGGAAAAATGTTTTCATGGCGGACCTTTTTCCTTATTGCAACGGCTTTCCTCCTTGGTGGAGCCATGTCCGGTAAAGGGACCAATGTGTCCATTTTCATGGAATACCTTCTCAGCGACTATCTTTCAGGAATGGGCCTGACCATGCTCACGGCCGTAGTGGTTGTCATTGGCATTGTCGTCACCAATTTTTTCAACTCAGTTGTAGTCGGTCTGGTTCTGTCCCCGGTTTTGCTGGCTATCGCCAACGCTTTCGGATTCAGTGCAGCCCCGGTTCTGGTTTGTTTTTTCTACACTGTGCTTATTGCCTGTGCGACTCCGGCCGGATCTCCTTTCGGGGCCATTCTCTTTGACCAGCCCAACTGGATTTCCAAAAAAGATGCAGCCTTTCATGCCGTACTCCTTTCCGGAGTTGTTGTGTGTGTGATGGTTATTGTCGGTATCCCCTTAGCAAACATATTATTTTAA
- a CDS encoding Crp/Fnr family transcriptional regulator — protein MLFATEASKHVESLRKIGVEVTIPKEGCFDYANVYYLEEGVAALTHLTESGEQSSFIYFKSGMLLNFLRAVTLKTGVASSITLRRFDNLNHTIYAKTKCKCISINGEKFLDYIEKNPELYKLLLQSLSDNLINLLSISTDIVTKPANIRVCQILLDFMTDDDPPQIPRYLTYNEIAFYLSMHVITVTKVFKALKESGIIAKKGWMTTVIDRERLRAIVEGEEELGYLR, from the coding sequence ATGCTTTTTGCCACAGAAGCTTCAAAACATGTCGAAAGTCTTAGAAAAATAGGTGTCGAAGTTACCATTCCCAAGGAAGGGTGCTTTGATTATGCGAACGTGTACTATTTAGAAGAAGGTGTAGCTGCACTGACTCACCTAACAGAAAGCGGTGAGCAGAGTTCATTTATTTATTTCAAATCAGGTATGCTGCTTAATTTCTTGAGGGCCGTAACTCTCAAGACCGGTGTGGCTTCGAGCATAACACTCAGAAGATTCGATAATCTTAACCACACCATCTACGCTAAAACTAAATGCAAATGCATAAGCATCAACGGCGAAAAATTTCTCGACTACATAGAAAAGAACCCGGAGTTGTATAAACTCCTACTGCAATCCCTGAGTGATAATCTGATCAATCTACTGTCCATATCAACGGATATTGTTACAAAGCCGGCCAATATTCGAGTCTGTCAGATCCTGCTCGATTTCATGACAGATGATGATCCGCCCCAAATTCCGCGTTACCTGACATATAATGAAATAGCCTTTTATCTTTCGATGCATGTAATAACGGTAACTAAGGTATTCAAAGCCCTTAAAGAATCCGGAATAATAGCTAAAAAAGGCTGGATGACTACGGTGATTGACCGGGAAAGGCTTCGCGCTATTGTGGAGGGTGAAGAAGAGCTTGGCTATCTGAGGTAG